In Zingiber officinale cultivar Zhangliang chromosome 6A, Zo_v1.1, whole genome shotgun sequence, a single genomic region encodes these proteins:
- the LOC121995570 gene encoding probable receptor-like protein kinase At2g42960 — protein MSSPSPSLSDHLSRKISPLGLRVWEIIGIGFGAVLLCALSLLLMCVCCQNRRRYRRASGYLSTTEIPAFARDIEEVPTEKPIKDDSALLKVYDGSSDHDSNKGMDFGKPEPGEDNSNVGSLYFVQKHTSSKSSENGRTAMDVVNRQHYADPAGAPQLSNLPEFSHLGWGHWFTLRDLEIATNWFAKDNVIGEGGYGVVYRGKLINGTPVAIKRLLNNFGQAEKEFRVEVEAIGHVRHKNLVRLLGFCVEGTQRMLVYEYVNNGNLEQWLHGVVEQKGSLTWDARMKIILGTAKALAYLHEAVEPKVVHRDIKSSNILIDEDFNAKMSDFGLAKLLGAGKSHITTRVMGTFGYVAPEYANSGCLNEKSDIYSFGVLLLEAITGRGPVDYRRPPDEVNLVDWLKWMIANRRSEEVVDPSIVIRPTSKALKKVLLVALRCVDLDSDKRPKMGQVVQMLEQENTKSNEDQRPGHSRVSKRDAETKREDLEINPS, from the exons ATGTCATCGCCTAGTCCCTCTCTTTCTGATCACCTATCTAGAAAGATTAGTCCTCTTGGTCTCAGAGTGTGGGAGATAATTGGTATTGGTTTTGGAGCTGTCCTGTTATGTGCACTGTCATTGTTGTTGATGTGTGTCTGTTGTCAGAACCGGAGAAGGTATAGAAGGGCTTCTGGTTACTTGTCTACTACTGAGATACCTGCATTTGCACGGGACATTGAGGAAGTTCCAACTGAGAAGCCCATAAAAGATGATTCTGCTCTTCTTAAAGTCTATGATGGCTCTAGTGACCATGATTCAAACAAGGGTATGGACTTCGGAAAACCAGAACCAGGTGAAGACAATAGCAATGTTGGCTCATTATATTTCGTCCAGAAACATACTAGCTCCAAATCCTCTGAAAATGGAAGAACTGCAATGGATGTGGTAAACAGGCAGCACTATGCAGATCCAGCTGGTGCTCCACAATTGTCAAACCTTCCAGAGTTTTCTCACCTAGGTTGGGGCCATTGGTTTACCTTAAGAGACTTAGAAATTGCGACAAATTGGTTTGCAAAGGATAATGTTATTGGTGAGGGCGGTTATGGAGTTGTTTATCGTGGAAAGCTGATCAATGGAACTCCAGTAGCAATCAAGAGGCTTCTCAACAATTT TGGCCAAGCAGAGAAAGAGTTTAGGGTGGAAGTTGAAGCAATTGGTCATGTTCGCCACAAGAACTTAGTTCGGCTCCTTGGATTCTGTGTGGAAGGCACTCAAAG GATGCTGGTTTATGAGTATGTCAACAATGGGAATCTTGAACAGTGGCTTCATGGGGTTGTAGAACAGAAGGGTTCTCTTACTTGGGATGCCCGTATGAAGATTATCTTGGGAACAGCTAAAGC GCTTGCCTATTTACATGAGGCTGTTGAGCCAAAAGTTGTTCATCGGGATATCAAGTCCAGTAACATATTGATCGACGAAGACTTTAATGCCAAAATGTCTGATTTTGGCTTAGCAAAGTTGTTGGGTGCTGGGAAAAGCCATATCACTACCCGCGTGATGGGCACTTTTGG GTATGTTGCACCAGAATATGCAAATTCTGGATGTCTTAATGAAAAGAGTGACATATACAGCTTTGGTGTTCTTCTCCTGGAGGCCATTACTGGAAGGGGTCCAGTTGACTATCGACGCCCTCCTGATGAG GTTAATCTTGTTGACTGGCTTAAATGGATGATTGCCAACCGCCGCTCTGAAGAAGTGGTAGATCCAAGCATAGTGATTAGGCCAACTTCTAAAGCTCTTAAAAAAGTCCTTTTAGTAGCATTGAGGTGTGTTGATCTTGATTCAGATAAGAGACCCAAAATGGGGCAGGTTGTTCAAATGCTGGAACAGGAGAATACTAAATCAAATGAG GACCAAAGGCCTGGGCACAGTAGAGTTTCAAAGAGAGATGCTGAAACAAAACGGGAGGATCTTGAGATAAATCCCAGTTGA